In the genome of Deinococcus multiflagellatus, the window ACGTATTCCTGCCCGCCTTCCTGCTTGAATTCGCCGCCCAGCTCGTCGCGCTGCACAAAACCCATTCCTTGCATGTCGTCCCCTTCGGTGCCGGCCCGCATCAGCCAGTCCACCACGCGCGCTTTCAGAAAGCGCCATTCCCGCCCGACCTTGCGTCCGGGCACCTCGCCGGCGCGCACCAGCGCGTAGGCGGTCGTTTCGCTCACCTTCAGGAAGGCGGCGAGTTCTTCGAGCGTGAGCACCTCGTCTGTGGTCATGCTGTGATTCTGCCACCTCCTCTCAGGTGAGGTTATCTTGCGGCAAATTGCACCACTTGTCAACAGATAGCGCAAGTTGGTGGCAGTTGCTTCTGTAAGCCTGGGTGAAGTCGGGGGGGCGGGGGGCCGTGGTCTACTCCGGGCATGGTGACCCTGGGGCGTCTGGTGGCTCGTCATCCGTGGTTGACCCTGCTGGCGTGGGTGCTGGCGGCGCTGCTGAGCCTGCCTTTTGCGGCGCGCGCGCCTGCCGCCCTGAACGCCGACCCGGCGGGCGGCCTCACCCACGCCGAAGCCACGCGCGTCACCGCGCTGCTGCGCGACCGCTTTGGCGAGCGCGACACGAACACGGCGGTGTTGGTCACCCGCAGCCGGCCGCCCCTAACCACAGCGCAGGGCCGCGCGGCCTACGAGCGGTTTGTCGAGGGGCTCCGGGGGGTGGAGGGGGTCAGCCGCGTGGTGCCCGCCCAGGCGGGGGGCCCGCTGCCCACCCAGGACGCCGCCGGCACCCTGGCCCTGACGCTGGCGCAGATTCCGCTGGAAGACGGCGCCAGCGAAACCCTGGCGCGCGTGCGGGCCTACGCGGCGGGCGTGGACAGCGCGGCGCTGGACGTGCGGGTGACGGGCGGGCAGGCCATTGCCGACGACTTCACCTTCTTTGCCGAGCAGGACACCAAGCGCAGCGAACTGACGGCCCTGCCGCTGATCGCTGCGCTGCTGCTGCTGGTCTTTGGCGCGCTGGTCGCCACGGCGCTGCCGCTGGCGGTGGGCATGCTGAGCATCAGCGTGGCGATGGCCACCCTGTACGGCCTGACCCATGTGATGCAGGTGAGCACTTTCGCCCAGAGCGTGATCACCATGCTGGGGCTGGGCGCGGGCATTGACTACGCCCTGCTGATGGTCAACCGCTTCCGCGAGGAACTGCGCCGCGACCCGGACCCCCGCCGCGCCGCCGCGCGCACCGTGCAGACCGCCGGGCGCAGCGTGGCCTTTAGCGGCCTGACGGTGGCGATTGCCATGGCGGGGCTGATTCTGCCGCCCATCGCGTTTGTGCGCTCGATTGGGATTGGCGGGGTGCTGGCGGTGCTGCTGACCGTGCTGGCCAGCCTGACCGTGCTGCCCGCCCTGCTGGCGCTGCTGGGCGAACGGGTGAACAGTCCGCGCATCCTCAAATTTAC includes:
- a CDS encoding helix-turn-helix domain-containing protein; translation: MTTDEVLTLEELAAFLKVSETTAYALVRAGEVPGRKVGREWRFLKARVVDWLMRAGTEGDDMQGMGFVQRDELGGEFKQEGGQEYVALWLPITREEKAAQLDKAAREGVNVSELVANYLREWVKA